A stretch of the Pseudanabaena sp. BC1403 genome encodes the following:
- a CDS encoding chemotaxis protein CheW codes for MPAISSLRSQRLSELRADIGKQYVAFRLRLAWFILPIESIYRVIPLEKHIPKITLVGQNVLLIDLGKILFGQTKVQVSNIPQLVVNGAIVSSKPSLIIVCNQNKDLIGILSNSQPALQKVSQDLIVPLPPTYSERWKVDFISSMTLPSKDLPALFAINSDRLISTVLQKNN; via the coding sequence ATGCCAGCCATTTCTTCTCTGCGATCGCAACGACTTTCAGAACTTCGTGCTGATATTGGAAAGCAATATGTTGCTTTTCGCTTACGTCTTGCTTGGTTTATTCTGCCAATTGAATCGATCTATCGCGTAATTCCGCTTGAGAAACATATTCCTAAGATTACCCTTGTAGGACAAAATGTGCTGCTAATCGATCTTGGGAAAATACTATTTGGTCAAACTAAAGTACAAGTAAGTAATATTCCTCAGCTAGTTGTCAATGGAGCGATCGTATCTTCAAAGCCATCATTGATTATTGTTTGCAATCAAAATAAAGATTTAATTGGCATACTCAGTAATTCTCAACCTGCGCTTCAAAAAGTTTCTCAAGATCTAATTGTCCCGCTTCCTCCAACCTATAGCGAACGATGGAAAGTTGACTTTATCAGCTCCATGACTCTTCCTTCTAAGGATCTCCCTGCTTTATTTGCAATTAATAGCGATCGCCTTATTTCAACTGTCTTACAAAAGAACAATTAA
- a CDS encoding response regulator transcription factor, whose protein sequence is MIIVLVVEDVSSERELICEYLRQGGYSVIHACDGNEGLAKFELDKPDIVITDLVMPGMGGLELCRAIKKNTPAKVPVIACTSKKQEIDRLWGIKQGIDVYLTKPFTKEEILHAVQSLGG, encoded by the coding sequence TTGATTATAGTATTGGTAGTAGAAGATGTCTCTTCGGAACGTGAATTGATTTGTGAGTATTTGCGTCAGGGTGGATATTCTGTGATACACGCTTGTGATGGTAATGAAGGCTTAGCAAAGTTTGAGTTAGATAAACCTGATATTGTCATTACCGACTTAGTAATGCCTGGAATGGGTGGGCTTGAGCTTTGTCGAGCCATTAAAAAAAATACTCCAGCTAAAGTGCCTGTAATTGCATGCACCAGTAAAAAACAAGAAATTGATCGTTTATGGGGAATCAAACAGGGGATTGATGTTTATCTCACTAAGCCATTTACAAAAGAGGAGATTTTGCATGCAGTGCAATCGCTAGGAGGGTAA
- a CDS encoding Uma2 family endonuclease — MILQIPSTKTEPTITWESLPTDFVLPDDPVENIQQPTLAAALTDALGAASLIQSEMLIGSNFGLVATINNKAVVKAPDWFYVSKVYPVTKGTVRRSYTQNLEGEPVSIVMEFLSESECGEFSVRSTPPYGKLYFYQYILQVPTYVIYDPYEPSLEVRCLENGKYNIQELNSQGQVWIPELELFLGIWSGERLGQSMNWLRWWDRSGNLLLWSAEQSEQEHLRAEQERLRAEQERLRADKLAAKLRELGIDPDALT; from the coding sequence ATGATTCTCCAAATACCATCCACCAAAACCGAGCCAACAATTACTTGGGAATCTTTGCCCACCGATTTTGTTTTACCTGACGATCCTGTGGAGAATATTCAACAACCAACCCTTGCGGCGGCGCTTACCGATGCGTTAGGAGCAGCAAGCCTCATCCAATCAGAAATGCTCATTGGCTCTAACTTCGGACTAGTTGCCACGATAAATAACAAAGCCGTTGTCAAAGCTCCTGATTGGTTTTATGTATCCAAAGTTTATCCTGTTACAAAGGGAACCGTCCGTCGCAGTTATACTCAAAATCTGGAAGGTGAGCCTGTTAGCATTGTTATGGAGTTTCTATCTGAGTCAGAATGTGGTGAATTCTCGGTAAGATCGACTCCTCCTTATGGCAAGCTTTATTTCTATCAATACATTCTACAAGTACCGACTTATGTCATCTATGACCCTTATGAGCCCAGTTTGGAAGTGCGCTGTTTAGAAAATGGGAAATATAATATACAGGAGCTGAATTCCCAAGGGCAAGTATGGATTCCAGAGCTAGAATTATTTTTAGGAATTTGGTCTGGAGAAAGATTAGGACAGTCTATGAATTGGTTGCGTTGGTGGGATCGCTCAGGTAACTTGCTGCTATGGAGTGCAGAACAGTCAGAACAAGAGCACCTTCGTGCTGAGCAAGAGCGCCTTCGCGCTGAGCAAGAGCGCCTTCGCGCTGATAAGTTAGCTGCTAAGTTACGTGAACTTGGTATTGATCCTGATGCTTTAACTTAG
- a CDS encoding response regulator, protein MRAGIDLDETCKEHEESARNLLKSLELSRSGCVYVVRDRIRWSFYIDRGKLVYASHSLDSFERLERHLRSLSREVPELNDKLRSQLRLMFDDPSPDNAKYKVTSEILCIEYLAILWLVDENYLSKPIAGKLVARIIQEVVEAFLCLPEGDFEGIYYEHFLKETYCSLSIDRILEVVTQRLQAWYKFGPMIVSPYQCPYLVSQKSAEKRMSADTVQRLGRVLRGFNFCQLGALFGKDPLAIAKQLAPLISDGSIILREPLSPFDMLPHTYYLAPAEEQENIEKLSKSFVNVASLGGDIAGISQIFPQQSSKIWKIACIDDSESMLSMISTYLGSEDFQVTLIQDSIKALLKITSIRPDLILLDIGMPTVDGYQLCSLIRKSSVLKDIPIVMVTGNKGLIDRARARMSGATDYLTKPFVKADLLRMIMRHLM, encoded by the coding sequence ATGCGTGCTGGGATAGATTTAGATGAAACGTGTAAAGAGCACGAGGAATCGGCTCGGAACTTATTAAAAAGTTTAGAGCTAAGTAGATCTGGATGTGTATATGTTGTCCGAGATCGCATTCGTTGGTCTTTCTATATTGATCGCGGGAAATTGGTCTATGCTTCCCACTCATTAGATAGTTTTGAAAGATTAGAAAGACACCTACGAAGTTTAAGTCGCGAAGTTCCTGAACTGAACGACAAATTGCGATCTCAGCTTCGGCTAATGTTTGATGACCCATCTCCAGATAATGCGAAGTACAAAGTTACTAGCGAAATTCTTTGTATTGAATATCTTGCAATTTTGTGGCTAGTTGATGAAAACTATCTGTCAAAACCTATTGCTGGGAAACTAGTAGCACGGATCATCCAAGAAGTTGTCGAAGCATTCTTGTGTTTGCCAGAAGGTGATTTTGAGGGTATCTATTATGAACACTTTTTGAAAGAAACTTATTGCAGCTTATCGATTGATCGGATTTTAGAAGTTGTGACGCAGCGACTTCAAGCTTGGTATAAATTTGGACCGATGATTGTTTCCCCCTACCAATGTCCCTATTTAGTCAGCCAAAAAAGTGCGGAAAAACGGATGTCGGCTGATACTGTACAGCGACTTGGGCGAGTTTTACGTGGTTTTAACTTCTGTCAGTTGGGTGCATTATTCGGTAAAGATCCATTGGCGATCGCAAAGCAACTCGCTCCCCTTATTAGTGATGGCTCCATCATATTGAGAGAGCCTTTATCTCCTTTTGATATGTTGCCGCACACCTATTATCTGGCTCCTGCCGAAGAGCAAGAAAATATCGAAAAACTTTCAAAATCTTTTGTGAATGTAGCTAGTTTAGGTGGAGATATAGCTGGGATCTCACAGATTTTTCCACAACAATCATCAAAAATCTGGAAGATAGCCTGTATTGATGATAGTGAATCAATGCTCAGTATGATCAGCACTTACTTAGGTAGTGAAGATTTTCAAGTTACGTTGATTCAAGACTCCATAAAAGCTTTGTTGAAAATCACTTCTATTCGTCCTGATTTGATTTTGCTAGACATTGGAATGCCCACTGTTGACGGCTATCAACTTTGTTCTCTAATTCGTAAATCTTCGGTTTTAAAAGATATTCCCATTGTGATGGTGACTGGTAATAAAGGATTAATTGATCGCGCACGAGCGAGGATGTCAGGTGCTACAGATTATTTGACCAAACCATTTGTCAAAGCCGACTTACTGAGAATGATTATGCGTCATTTGATGTAG
- a CDS encoding hybrid sensor histidine kinase/response regulator, which yields MATNTLSDREWEIRLLFLDEVKDFLSDIETEIIGLSDHGLQRSALDKILRAAHSMKGGAGMMGFMALSELAHQLEDFFKILQTGNKKATPEVESLFFSAIDNMRKTASIHKQRKTPDDAWLQEFANPPFKHLRTILGELTAQDEANILSEESGEDIRVIMFSTEVDASLERLTAVLADPTSNVLREEFELTSQEFGCLGEILELPAFSCLCAEISTALASKKHNLHEVTTAALEAWRRSQALVLVGQFQALPEHFDVALFLDSDAGSLNSSSIVEANAKLLDSVFLHEEQIIGLEKSALDLEDIQDSGNDDDTVGNDLAKPDENLDATIRVPLRQLEALSDRFGELNAERSGLRMQLKRMRDLVQLLNTRMHGLEQSNSQLRDAYDRVATSSESLLPVNAVIASETPASIKGDRFTSQDPNKEVFLPYASRFDLLEMDSYSELHILSREIMDSVVQLQEVSSDLDTALTDTEGTERELGRASRQMQTAIEQARMRMLSEVLGRFPRLLRDLSLTHGKQVELVVRGSSTLVERSVLEVLEDPLLHLIRNAFDHGIETPEARIAAGKPPKGKIEIAAGYRGNQTVITVSDDGNGVDFAKLRDRALQMGLSESDLDGSSETELLELIFEAGFSTADRVTELSGRGVGMDVVRSNLNMIGGSVRVETEAQQGTTFVLTVPVSLSIARVLLFESNGLQMAILTSAVEEILLIKDAPIYTVANQEVLDWEGYSVPLLKLGDRLHFSRPQSQVETENRPIVDEPLMLVVTRNNVPFGLQVDRYWGEQEVTIRGLQSPIPMPTGFMGCAILGGGKLVPLVDIDNLLTWSIADIDVPPSKTLTLPSERRDRRVTVLVVDDSINVRRFLAMTLEKSGYRVEQAKDGLEAMEKLRKLQTLPKDSKVSAVICDIEMPRLDGFGFLVQSRGDDDCKNIPVMMLTSRSGAKHRDLAMRLGASAYFSKPFKDNELLQTLSQLIHSK from the coding sequence ATGGCAACTAATACATTAAGCGATCGCGAATGGGAAATTCGATTGCTATTCCTTGATGAAGTTAAAGACTTTTTGTCGGATATTGAGACAGAAATCATTGGCTTAAGCGATCACGGGTTGCAGCGATCGGCCCTCGATAAGATTTTACGGGCAGCTCACTCGATGAAAGGTGGTGCAGGGATGATGGGCTTTATGGCTCTAAGTGAACTCGCTCACCAATTAGAAGACTTTTTTAAGATTTTACAAACTGGTAACAAAAAGGCGACTCCTGAGGTCGAAAGCCTATTCTTTAGTGCGATCGATAACATGAGGAAAACGGCTAGTATTCATAAGCAGCGAAAAACTCCTGATGATGCTTGGTTGCAAGAATTTGCCAATCCTCCTTTCAAACATTTGCGCACAATTTTAGGCGAACTAACGGCTCAAGATGAAGCGAATATCCTCTCTGAAGAATCAGGTGAGGATATTCGGGTAATCATGTTTTCGACGGAAGTAGATGCTTCTTTGGAGCGGTTGACTGCTGTCCTAGCTGATCCCACATCTAATGTACTGCGGGAAGAGTTTGAACTTACCAGTCAAGAATTTGGTTGTTTGGGAGAAATACTCGAACTTCCTGCATTTAGCTGTCTTTGTGCAGAAATTAGCACTGCCTTAGCATCAAAAAAACATAATCTTCACGAAGTGACAACGGCGGCTCTGGAAGCTTGGCGACGATCTCAAGCCCTTGTTTTGGTTGGTCAGTTTCAGGCTTTACCTGAACATTTTGATGTCGCCCTCTTTTTAGATTCAGATGCAGGATCTCTCAATTCTTCTAGCATAGTAGAGGCTAACGCAAAATTATTAGATAGTGTCTTTTTGCATGAAGAACAAATAATTGGTCTGGAAAAATCTGCGCTAGATCTAGAGGATATTCAAGATTCAGGCAATGATGATGATACTGTAGGCAATGACCTTGCTAAACCTGACGAAAATCTAGATGCTACGATTCGTGTTCCTCTCCGACAGCTAGAGGCACTTAGCGATCGCTTCGGTGAGTTGAATGCTGAGCGTAGCGGACTACGTATGCAGCTAAAACGAATGCGAGATCTGGTGCAACTTTTAAATACACGAATGCATGGCTTAGAGCAATCTAATTCTCAATTAAGAGATGCATATGATCGAGTGGCGACCTCCTCTGAGTCACTCCTTCCTGTAAATGCAGTAATCGCATCCGAAACGCCTGCCAGTATTAAAGGTGATCGTTTTACCAGTCAAGATCCAAATAAAGAAGTGTTTCTCCCCTATGCTAGTCGATTTGATCTACTAGAAATGGATTCCTATAGTGAGTTACATATACTATCGCGGGAAATTATGGATAGTGTTGTGCAGTTACAAGAAGTTTCCAGCGATTTGGACACAGCTTTAACTGATACGGAGGGTACTGAGCGTGAGTTGGGACGTGCATCGCGACAAATGCAGACTGCGATCGAGCAAGCGAGAATGCGAATGCTCAGTGAGGTTTTAGGTCGATTCCCCCGTTTGCTAAGAGACTTGTCATTGACACATGGCAAACAGGTTGAACTTGTCGTGCGTGGTAGTTCAACTTTAGTTGAACGATCGGTTTTAGAAGTTTTAGAAGATCCGCTTTTGCATCTGATTCGTAATGCCTTTGATCATGGCATTGAAACGCCAGAAGCGCGTATTGCTGCTGGTAAGCCACCAAAAGGAAAGATCGAAATTGCCGCAGGTTATCGTGGTAACCAAACCGTAATAACCGTCAGCGATGATGGCAATGGTGTTGATTTTGCCAAACTACGCGATCGCGCTTTGCAGATGGGATTAAGCGAGAGTGATCTTGATGGCTCTAGTGAAACTGAACTATTAGAGTTGATTTTTGAAGCAGGATTTAGTACCGCCGATCGCGTGACTGAGCTTTCAGGTCGTGGCGTTGGTATGGACGTGGTGCGCTCAAATTTGAATATGATTGGTGGCAGCGTCCGTGTCGAAACAGAAGCTCAACAGGGGACAACTTTTGTCTTGACAGTGCCAGTATCTCTCTCAATTGCCCGAGTACTTCTATTTGAAAGCAATGGTTTACAGATGGCAATTCTCACTAGTGCGGTTGAAGAAATCCTCTTAATTAAGGATGCTCCGATCTATACTGTTGCTAACCAAGAGGTGTTAGATTGGGAAGGCTATTCTGTGCCTTTGTTGAAATTAGGCGATCGCCTTCACTTCTCGCGTCCTCAATCTCAAGTTGAAACTGAAAATCGCCCGATTGTAGACGAACCTTTAATGCTAGTTGTGACACGCAATAACGTTCCCTTCGGATTGCAAGTGGATCGCTATTGGGGTGAACAGGAAGTAACCATTCGTGGTTTGCAAAGCCCGATCCCAATGCCGACTGGGTTTATGGGTTGCGCTATTTTAGGTGGTGGGAAGCTTGTGCCACTGGTGGATATTGACAACTTACTCACTTGGTCAATTGCTGATATTGATGTACCTCCCAGCAAAACACTCACCTTACCATCAGAGCGAAGAGATCGGCGCGTTACCGTGCTTGTCGTTGACGATTCGATTAACGTACGCAGGTTCTTAGCGATGACCCTAGAAAAATCTGGCTATCGGGTTGAACAAGCTAAAGATGGGTTGGAAGCAATGGAGAAGTTGCGGAAATTGCAAACATTACCTAAAGATTCCAAAGTCAGTGCGGTGATCTGCGATATCGAAATGCCCAGACTAGATGGATTTGGCTTCTTAGTCCAATCTCGTGGAGATGATGATTGCAAAAATATTCCTGTGATGATGCTCACGTCTCGAAGTGGCGCAAAACATCGAGATTTAGCAATGCGTCTGGGAGCTTCCGCGTATTTCTCAAAGCCATTTAAAGATAATGAGCTCCTACAAACGTTATCTCAGCTTATACATTCAAAATGA
- a CDS encoding chemotaxis protein CheW has translation MSDLMIELQEERTQAIAGLPHLSLQIERNVIVAVQLKYVRETLVLDADRFTQMPNVNACLMGLVEHRSNVFWVLDLPQALGFAPLDSTSIATHIAILQIGGAFLGLGVYRIGRVLRFAETEIVSPLEFPQTNIPIESVPFLRGCLLNAEGANKNLYVLDAEAISSHNFTV, from the coding sequence ATGTCCGACTTAATGATCGAGCTACAGGAGGAACGAACACAGGCGATCGCAGGATTGCCACACCTCAGCTTGCAAATAGAGCGAAATGTGATTGTGGCGGTACAACTCAAATATGTGCGTGAAACCTTAGTGCTAGATGCCGATCGCTTTACGCAAATGCCTAACGTTAATGCTTGTTTGATGGGTTTAGTTGAGCATCGCAGTAATGTCTTTTGGGTGCTAGATTTACCTCAGGCTTTGGGGTTTGCACCGCTTGATTCCACCTCGATCGCTACCCATATCGCCATTTTACAAATCGGAGGTGCATTTCTGGGGCTAGGGGTGTATCGGATTGGGCGAGTGTTGCGGTTTGCCGAGACAGAGATTGTATCGCCCTTAGAATTTCCGCAGACAAATATTCCCATTGAGTCCGTACCATTTTTGCGTGGTTGTCTCCTCAATGCTGAAGGGGCTAATAAAAATCTGTATGTTTTAGATGCAGAGGCGATCTCCAGCCATAACTTCACTGTGTAA
- a CDS encoding response regulator transcription factor, which translates to MTTVLVVEDTASERDLIVGYLVEGGYKVISASNGQEALKEIEGKRPDVVITDLVMPGMSGLELCRSLKKNNETKDVPIVACTSKNQELDKLWGMKQGVNVYITKPFSREDILRAMRSVI; encoded by the coding sequence ATGACGACAGTTCTTGTAGTTGAGGATACTGCTTCTGAGCGGGATTTGATTGTTGGTTATTTAGTGGAAGGTGGCTATAAAGTAATCAGTGCAAGTAATGGGCAAGAAGCCCTCAAAGAAATCGAAGGAAAGAGACCTGATGTTGTGATTACAGATTTGGTCATGCCAGGAATGAGTGGATTAGAGCTATGCCGCAGTTTGAAAAAAAATAATGAGACGAAGGATGTTCCAATTGTGGCCTGTACTTCTAAAAATCAAGAGCTTGACAAACTATGGGGCATGAAACAAGGAGTTAATGTTTATATTACTAAGCCGTTCTCTCGTGAAGATATTTTGCGGGCGATGCGCTCTGTTATATAG
- a CDS encoding methyl-accepting chemotaxis protein, whose translation MVLDSRSRIDSSDAINSNDTSSNNGISNESVGIVDSSISIPVAPAAKKNFSGNWWNSLGLQTKTTVVSIAAITIPLIALGGFAYFYVGQKITDTVKQQQADTANALVYRVAYFMRDRYADIQVLAKLSFLTNSKIREAIPISEQKDILDAYIKSYLIYDSIAVYRLDGSLMLDVSPEPPPANISKRSYFQTVLSTDKPYISQPEPSVVSKKVSFFIAAPVKDAVTGKTIAVIRTRTQASELEKIIKDFGLGNGQYHLSESDGSFFIAKEEGKVGRQLKTDFPALASIIAKREIDVATSVDGFSNKEQFVGYAPLPKLDGLPDLKWEAIMTIDTNVALQPVQQLLLILIAATGVVGILAAALAILIARRATKPLIDATDAVVKLGKGNLETRLTVKGEDEMAQLGDNINLMAGQLQEFISLQEEQTRQSAELAEKERQRSELIQRELITLLSDVEGAVSGDLTVRAQISEGEIGIVADFFNAIVESLRDIVSQVKTATLQVNSSVNTNNESIRNLASESTLQAEQLDDALQSVEEMTDSIQQVASDAKEASDASNLAATTAETGSIAIEQSATSILQLRQTVAETTKKVKRLGEASQQISKVVVLIDQIALKTNMLAVNASIEAARAGEEGRGFAVVAEEVGALAAQSATATKEIARIVESIQQETSEVVESMEASTLQVVEGTNKVEDARKSLSQIVDVARKVNELFQGISIATTSQVKTSQSVKLVMENLSTQSQRSSATSREVSIALQETADVASKLQASVETFKVDAA comes from the coding sequence ATGGTTCTCGATTCACGTTCTCGCATTGATAGCTCTGATGCAATCAATAGCAATGATACATCTTCTAATAATGGAATAAGCAATGAGTCGGTGGGTATAGTGGATTCATCTATATCTATACCTGTGGCTCCAGCAGCTAAAAAGAATTTCAGTGGAAACTGGTGGAATTCTCTAGGTTTGCAGACAAAGACCACAGTTGTATCTATTGCTGCGATAACAATTCCTTTGATTGCCTTGGGTGGATTTGCTTACTTCTATGTTGGACAAAAAATTACTGACACTGTCAAACAACAACAAGCTGATACTGCCAATGCATTGGTTTATCGGGTTGCCTATTTCATGCGAGATCGATATGCAGATATTCAAGTTCTTGCCAAACTTTCATTCTTAACCAATTCAAAGATACGAGAAGCTATCCCAATATCTGAACAGAAAGATATTTTAGATGCCTATATCAAGAGCTATCTGATCTATGACAGTATCGCTGTGTACCGATTGGATGGTTCTCTGATGCTTGATGTGAGCCCAGAACCACCACCCGCTAATATTTCTAAACGATCTTATTTTCAAACGGTTCTGTCAACTGACAAGCCATACATCAGTCAGCCTGAACCTTCTGTCGTCAGCAAGAAAGTAAGTTTCTTTATTGCTGCGCCAGTTAAAGATGCAGTCACAGGTAAAACTATTGCTGTGATTCGGACAAGAACGCAGGCATCTGAGCTTGAAAAAATTATTAAGGACTTTGGTTTGGGTAACGGGCAGTACCACTTATCTGAATCCGATGGTTCGTTCTTTATCGCCAAAGAAGAGGGGAAAGTTGGTCGTCAGCTAAAAACCGATTTTCCTGCACTAGCTTCTATCATTGCAAAGCGTGAAATTGATGTGGCAACTTCTGTTGACGGCTTTTCTAATAAAGAACAATTTGTCGGTTATGCACCATTGCCAAAATTGGACGGGCTACCAGATCTGAAGTGGGAAGCGATAATGACAATTGATACTAACGTTGCACTTCAACCTGTACAACAGTTGCTTTTAATCTTGATAGCAGCAACAGGTGTGGTAGGGATATTGGCTGCGGCATTGGCGATCTTGATCGCCCGACGCGCCACAAAGCCTCTAATCGATGCAACTGATGCGGTAGTCAAACTTGGGAAAGGTAATCTTGAGACTCGCCTCACCGTAAAAGGTGAAGATGAGATGGCGCAGTTGGGCGACAACATCAACTTGATGGCGGGTCAGTTGCAAGAATTCATTTCGCTCCAAGAAGAGCAAACTCGACAATCTGCTGAATTAGCAGAAAAAGAACGTCAGCGGAGTGAGTTAATTCAGCGAGAGTTAATTACACTACTATCTGATGTTGAGGGTGCGGTGAGTGGAGACTTGACCGTTCGCGCTCAAATCTCGGAGGGGGAAATTGGTATCGTTGCCGACTTTTTTAATGCGATCGTGGAAAGTTTGCGGGACATTGTATCGCAAGTAAAAACTGCCACTTTGCAGGTAAACTCCTCAGTAAATACCAACAATGAATCGATTCGCAACCTAGCTAGTGAATCAACCCTACAAGCCGAACAACTTGATGATGCGCTGCAATCTGTAGAAGAGATGACTGATTCGATTCAACAGGTGGCAAGTGATGCTAAGGAAGCATCTGATGCCTCCAACTTAGCAGCAACTACAGCAGAAACTGGTAGTATCGCGATCGAGCAGTCAGCAACCAGTATCCTGCAATTGCGTCAAACCGTTGCTGAAACCACCAAAAAGGTAAAACGTCTCGGTGAAGCATCTCAACAGATTTCTAAAGTTGTCGTTCTAATTGACCAGATTGCGCTAAAAACAAACATGTTGGCGGTGAACGCCAGTATTGAGGCGGCGCGTGCGGGTGAAGAAGGTCGAGGCTTTGCGGTAGTTGCGGAAGAAGTTGGCGCACTTGCTGCCCAGTCAGCAACGGCAACCAAAGAAATTGCACGGATTGTCGAAAGCATCCAACAAGAAACTAGCGAAGTAGTCGAATCAATGGAAGCAAGTACATTGCAGGTTGTTGAAGGTACGAACAAGGTCGAAGATGCACGGAAGAGTTTGAGTCAGATTGTGGATGTGGCGAGGAAGGTAAACGAACTCTTCCAAGGCATTTCGATCGCAACAACTTCGCAGGTAAAAACTTCTCAGTCAGTGAAGCTGGTTATGGAAAATCTCTCTACCCAGTCTCAAAGGTCTTCAGCTACTTCCCGTGAAGTATCAATCGCCCTCCAAGAGACGGCGGACGTTGCTAGTAAGTTACAAGCTTCAGTGGAAACCTTTAAGGTTGATGCGGCATAA